A genomic segment from Cyanobium sp. NIES-981 encodes:
- the hemN gene encoding oxygen-independent coproporphyrinogen III oxidase: protein MAPVASPLSPLDLLLKYDQPVPRYTSYPTAAAFSADVGARELGEQLAAPTTAPLSLYVHVPFCRHACWYCGCNKITTQLGSKVVEPYLASLERELELIAAAMPQRRRLAQLHWGGGTPNYLNAEETNRLWELIARHFDLAADLEASIEVNPEFLSRDGVLQLRQLGFNRLSFGIQDADPVVQKAVNRVVPVEQLRRVMGWLREADFASVNVDLICGLPLQTPERFRRTLELVEELRPDRVSLFSFAYLPQQLPLQRRIAASDLPSQHARITMLETAQALLCSRGYEAIGMDHYALAGDSLAAATREDRLHRNFQGYTTGGELELLGVGPTAISQFPHLFCQNQRDLKAWAAELAQGRLPVERGLVVRDPAVLERRELIRQVMCSFAVELDLGRFAPEWGRLQELAADGLVQLQSRGDRGVVQVTRQGRWLIRTVAAVFDPEQRRRASGSRLI from the coding sequence ATGGCCCCTGTTGCCTCTCCCCTCAGCCCCCTCGACCTGCTGCTCAAGTACGACCAGCCCGTGCCGCGCTACACGAGCTACCCCACGGCGGCGGCCTTCAGCGCGGACGTGGGCGCCAGGGAGCTCGGGGAGCAGCTGGCCGCGCCCACCACGGCCCCGCTCTCGCTCTATGTGCACGTGCCGTTCTGCCGCCATGCCTGCTGGTACTGCGGCTGCAACAAGATCACCACCCAGCTGGGCTCGAAGGTGGTGGAGCCCTACCTGGCCTCGCTGGAGCGGGAGCTGGAGCTGATCGCCGCGGCAATGCCGCAACGGCGGCGTCTGGCCCAGCTGCACTGGGGCGGCGGCACCCCCAACTACCTCAACGCCGAGGAAACCAACCGGCTCTGGGAGCTGATCGCCCGCCACTTCGACCTCGCCGCCGACCTGGAGGCCTCGATCGAGGTGAACCCCGAATTCCTCAGCCGCGATGGGGTGCTGCAGCTGCGGCAGCTGGGCTTCAACCGCCTCAGCTTCGGCATCCAGGACGCGGATCCGGTGGTGCAGAAGGCGGTGAACCGGGTGGTGCCGGTGGAGCAGCTGCGGCGGGTGATGGGCTGGCTGCGGGAGGCCGACTTCGCCAGCGTGAATGTGGACCTGATCTGCGGGCTGCCCCTGCAGACCCCGGAGCGTTTCCGCCGCACCCTGGAGCTGGTGGAGGAGCTGCGTCCGGATCGGGTGTCGCTGTTCTCCTTCGCCTACCTGCCGCAGCAGCTGCCGCTGCAGCGCCGGATCGCCGCCAGCGATCTGCCCAGCCAGCATGCGCGGATCACCATGCTCGAAACCGCCCAGGCCCTGCTCTGCAGCAGGGGCTATGAGGCCATCGGCATGGACCACTACGCCCTGGCCGGCGACAGCCTGGCTGCCGCGACCCGGGAGGACAGGCTGCACCGCAACTTCCAGGGCTACACCACGGGCGGCGAGCTGGAGCTGCTGGGGGTGGGGCCCACGGCGATCAGCCAGTTTCCCCACCTGTTCTGCCAGAACCAGCGCGACCTCAAGGCCTGGGCGGCGGAGCTGGCGCAGGGCCGCCTGCCGGTGGAACGGGGCCTGGTGGTGCGCGATCCGGCGGTGCTGGAGCGGCGGGAGCTGATCCGCCAGGTGATGTGCAGCTTCGCCGTGGAGCTGGACCTGGGGCGGTTCGCTCCGGAGTGGGGGAGGCTGCAGGAGCTGGCCGCCGATGGCCTGGTGCAGCTGCAGAGCCGGGGGGACCGCGGCGTGGTGCAGGTGACCCGGCAGGGGCGCTGGCTGATCCGCACGGTGGCCGCCGTGTTCGATCCGGAGCAGCGCCGCCGGGCGAGCGGATCGCGCCTGATCTGA
- the thyX gene encoding FAD-dependent thymidylate synthase → MDSRFRVALIAATPNPQQCVYAGMHQDYSEDFVALDRAGWPDERQAGEICVKRLLAGERGHYGPLEHAQIVLNVGWFPHSVMQQARTHRVGVSFDVQSMRYTGERICRAANGELDLEEVFYLRPVGSYADRQGKKYVYAEEQRSLDLDLCRRAAERYRDLLAAGFAEEHARGLLPFDYRQHFVVSFTLRALLHFLDLRAKLDAQQEIRELCDLIWPHLQSWTPEIAAWYEKSRLHRARLAP, encoded by the coding sequence ATGGATTCCCGCTTCCGCGTGGCGCTGATCGCCGCCACGCCCAACCCCCAGCAGTGCGTCTACGCCGGGATGCACCAGGACTACAGCGAAGACTTCGTGGCATTGGACCGGGCCGGTTGGCCCGACGAGCGCCAGGCCGGTGAGATCTGCGTCAAACGGCTGCTGGCCGGGGAACGGGGCCATTACGGCCCGCTCGAGCACGCCCAGATCGTGCTCAACGTGGGCTGGTTTCCCCACTCGGTGATGCAGCAGGCACGCACCCACCGGGTGGGTGTGAGTTTCGATGTGCAGTCGATGCGCTACACAGGCGAGCGCATCTGCCGGGCCGCCAACGGCGAGCTGGACCTGGAGGAGGTGTTCTATCTGCGGCCGGTCGGCAGCTATGCCGACCGCCAGGGCAAGAAGTACGTCTACGCGGAAGAGCAGCGCTCGCTTGACCTCGACCTCTGCCGCCGGGCCGCCGAGCGCTATCGCGACCTGCTGGCCGCCGGTTTCGCCGAGGAGCACGCCCGCGGCCTGCTGCCGTTCGACTACCGCCAGCACTTCGTGGTGAGTTTCACCCTGCGGGCCCTGCTGCATTTCCTGGACCTGCGGGCCAAGCTCGACGCCCAGCAGGAGATCCGGGAGCTCTGCGATCTGATCTGGCCCCACCTGCAGAGCTGGACGCCGGAGATCGCCGCCTGGTACGAGAAGAGCCGGCTGCACCGGGCCCGTCTGGCCCCCTGA
- a CDS encoding cation-transporting P-type ATPase, translated as MLLSASRPIASLSPEEALAALQSRPEGLAATEARRRLEQFGANRLPPQRRRPLILRFTDQLRHFMALLLWAAGGMAFLARTPELGWAIWSVVLINALFSFWQEFQAERTLAALTEVLPRQVRVCRDGTVQSLPVEELVPGDLVDLEEGDQVPADCRVLTAAALYLNVAVLTGESLPVARSEEAQDQRLHTSETPNLLPAGTTVAAGRARALVYATGSETEFGQVVHLTAGTERSVSTLEVQVGRIVRTVTAIALAMGGLAFLASLAFVGMGPLESLVFAIGIIVANVPEGLLPTVTLALALAVRRMAGDKVLVRRLSAVETLGSVSVICTDKTGTLTANAMAVQETWSPDQPLFLLAAALCCNAPLPKPGEDGAGTDTVGDPTETALLQAALQAGLALEQEQKRLPRLQELPFDSLRRRMSVLLHWRNDSRWPEPAEWMVCSKGAPLELLGCCSHWLQGGVPQPLREAGLQQVREANDRMARQGFRVLAVAARPAATAVLEESHLVLLGLVGLYDPPRAGVGEAITACHRAGIKVTMVTGDYGLTAEAIARQIGLLDAPVHPGPDPVRVISGADLSRLSDVQLRQVIKFRSRLVFARMAPDQKLRLVQAYRALGEVVAVTGDGVNDAPALRAADVGIAMGRKGTDVAREAADIVLVDDNFASIVLAVRQGRAVFQNIRHFITYVLASNVAEVAPFLAMLVLRIPAALTVLQILAVDLGTDLLPALGLGAEPPQPEVLGEPPRRRHQPLLDRSVLQRAYLVLGMTEAVLAMLGYGLFWSSHGVGLTLLQTLATDLLHHTAPPEVIVLQRQASSVALGSIVFGQVGTVLACRSEWRSLRQLPLWNNLLLWLGIAVELAAFAALQGSPALAAVFGLAPLPLAWWGWLLACAPAPLLADELHKRWRRRPGTPAGFLGPLLLTRR; from the coding sequence ATGCTGCTCTCCGCGTCCCGCCCGATCGCCAGCCTCAGCCCCGAGGAGGCGCTGGCGGCACTGCAGAGCCGGCCGGAGGGACTCGCGGCCACCGAAGCCAGGCGCCGGCTGGAGCAGTTCGGGGCCAACCGGCTGCCTCCCCAGCGCCGGCGCCCCCTGATCCTGCGCTTCACCGATCAGCTGCGGCACTTCATGGCCCTGCTGCTGTGGGCCGCCGGGGGCATGGCCTTCCTGGCCCGCACGCCGGAGCTGGGCTGGGCCATTTGGAGCGTGGTGCTCATCAATGCACTCTTCAGCTTCTGGCAGGAGTTCCAGGCCGAGCGCACCCTGGCGGCGCTCACCGAGGTACTGCCGCGCCAGGTGCGGGTCTGCCGGGACGGCACGGTGCAGTCGCTCCCGGTGGAGGAGCTGGTGCCCGGCGATCTGGTGGACCTGGAAGAGGGGGATCAGGTGCCGGCGGACTGCCGGGTGCTGACGGCGGCGGCGCTGTATCTCAATGTGGCCGTGCTCACGGGGGAATCCCTGCCGGTGGCCCGTTCGGAGGAGGCCCAGGACCAGAGGCTGCACACCTCGGAGACCCCCAATCTGCTGCCGGCCGGCACCACCGTGGCCGCCGGTCGGGCCCGGGCGCTGGTGTACGCCACCGGCTCGGAGACCGAGTTCGGCCAGGTGGTGCACCTCACCGCCGGCACCGAGCGCTCGGTCAGCACGCTGGAGGTGCAGGTGGGCCGCATCGTCCGCACAGTCACGGCCATCGCCCTGGCGATGGGCGGGCTGGCGTTCCTGGCCAGCCTGGCCTTCGTGGGCATGGGGCCGCTCGAAAGCCTGGTGTTCGCCATCGGCATCATCGTGGCCAACGTGCCGGAGGGACTGCTGCCCACGGTGACCCTGGCCCTGGCCCTGGCGGTGCGCCGCATGGCGGGCGACAAGGTGCTGGTCAGGCGCCTCTCGGCCGTGGAGACCCTGGGCAGCGTGAGCGTGATCTGCACCGACAAGACGGGGACCCTCACGGCCAACGCCATGGCCGTGCAGGAGACCTGGAGCCCCGATCAGCCCCTGTTTCTGCTGGCGGCGGCGCTCTGCTGCAACGCCCCGCTCCCCAAGCCCGGGGAGGACGGCGCCGGGACCGACACCGTTGGGGATCCAACCGAAACCGCCCTGCTGCAGGCGGCGCTGCAGGCCGGGCTGGCGCTGGAGCAGGAGCAGAAGCGGCTGCCCCGGCTGCAGGAGCTCCCGTTCGATTCGCTGCGGCGCCGGATGAGCGTGCTGCTGCACTGGCGAAACGATTCCCGCTGGCCGGAGCCGGCCGAGTGGATGGTGTGCAGCAAGGGGGCACCGCTGGAGTTACTGGGCTGCTGCAGCCACTGGCTTCAGGGGGGCGTCCCCCAGCCGCTTCGGGAGGCTGGCCTTCAGCAGGTGCGGGAGGCCAACGACCGGATGGCCCGCCAGGGCTTCCGGGTGCTGGCTGTGGCCGCCCGGCCGGCCGCCACGGCCGTGCTGGAGGAGAGCCACCTGGTGCTGCTGGGGCTGGTGGGGCTCTACGACCCCCCCCGGGCCGGCGTGGGCGAGGCGATCACCGCCTGCCATCGCGCCGGCATCAAGGTCACGATGGTGACCGGCGACTACGGCCTCACCGCCGAGGCCATCGCCCGCCAGATCGGGCTGCTGGATGCGCCGGTGCATCCGGGGCCCGATCCGGTGCGGGTGATCAGCGGCGCCGACCTCAGCCGTCTCAGCGACGTGCAGCTGCGCCAGGTGATCAAGTTCCGCTCCCGCCTGGTGTTCGCCCGCATGGCGCCCGACCAGAAACTGCGCCTGGTACAGGCCTACCGGGCCCTGGGCGAAGTGGTCGCCGTGACAGGGGACGGCGTCAACGACGCGCCCGCCCTGCGGGCCGCCGATGTGGGCATCGCCATGGGTCGCAAGGGCACCGATGTGGCCAGGGAGGCCGCCGACATCGTTCTGGTCGACGACAACTTCGCCAGCATCGTGTTGGCGGTGCGGCAGGGCCGTGCCGTGTTCCAGAACATCCGCCACTTCATCACCTACGTGCTGGCCTCGAACGTGGCGGAGGTGGCCCCGTTCCTGGCGATGCTGGTGCTGCGCATCCCGGCGGCGCTCACCGTGCTCCAGATCCTGGCGGTGGATCTGGGCACCGACCTGCTGCCCGCCCTGGGGCTGGGGGCCGAGCCCCCGCAGCCCGAGGTTCTGGGAGAGCCGCCACGGCGCCGGCACCAGCCCCTGCTGGACCGGAGCGTGCTGCAGCGGGCCTACCTGGTGCTGGGGATGACGGAAGCCGTGCTGGCGATGCTGGGCTATGGGCTGTTCTGGAGCAGCCACGGGGTGGGGCTGACTCTGCTGCAGACCCTGGCCACGGATCTGCTGCACCACACCGCTCCGCCGGAGGTGATCGTCCTGCAGCGGCAGGCCTCCAGCGTGGCCCTTGGATCGATCGTGTTCGGCCAGGTGGGCACCGTGCTGGCCTGCCGCTCGGAGTGGCGATCGCTGCGGCAGCTGCCGCTCTGGAACAACCTGCTGCTCTGGCTGGGGATCGCGGTGGAGCTGGCCGCCTTCGCGGCCCTGCAGGGCTCCCCTGCCCTGGCGGCCGTCTTCGGTCTGGCACCGTTGCCGCTAGCCTGGTGGGGGTGGCTGCTGGCCTGCGCCCCGGCTCCGCTGCTGGCCGATGAGCTCCACAAGCGTTGGCGCCGCCGCCCCGGCACGCCGGCAGGGTTCCTAGGGCCGCTGTTGCTCACGCGGCGTTGA
- a CDS encoding DUF4175 domain-containing protein: MRFARGGLVRLPPLPPWLSSLPGAGQRLRTLRLWALAGAVLLLRPFWPLSLLPGWVVGALLIWAVLELLAWIWWPRRWR; the protein is encoded by the coding sequence GTGAGGTTCGCTCGCGGCGGTCTGGTGCGGTTGCCTCCCCTGCCACCCTGGCTCTCCAGCCTGCCGGGTGCGGGCCAGCGGTTGCGGACCCTGCGGCTCTGGGCGTTGGCGGGGGCGGTGCTGCTGCTGCGCCCCTTCTGGCCCCTGAGCCTGCTCCCCGGCTGGGTGGTGGGGGCCCTGCTGATCTGGGCCGTGCTGGAGCTCCTGGCCTGGATCTGGTGGCCGCGCCGCTGGCGCTGA
- a CDS encoding NIL domain-containing protein, protein MKRRLTLHFPREAVHQPITYRLAVDFDIAAKILRAQIAPNQSGTMVVELSGDIDELEAAEVWLESQGLGLNRAPGQIAVDRQRCVDCGICSSVCPSGALRFAAPDWQLQFDAQRCLVCEQCIPSCPLEAIALVLDPS, encoded by the coding sequence GTGAAGCGGCGACTCACTCTCCATTTCCCCCGCGAGGCGGTGCATCAGCCGATCACCTACCGCCTGGCGGTGGACTTCGACATCGCCGCCAAGATCCTGCGGGCCCAGATCGCCCCGAACCAGAGCGGCACCATGGTGGTGGAGCTCTCCGGCGATATCGACGAACTGGAGGCCGCCGAGGTCTGGCTGGAAAGCCAGGGACTGGGCCTGAACCGGGCCCCGGGGCAGATCGCCGTGGACCGCCAGCGCTGTGTCGACTGCGGCATCTGCTCGAGCGTCTGCCCGAGTGGCGCCTTGCGCTTCGCCGCCCCGGACTGGCAGCTGCAGTTCGACGCCCAGCGCTGTCTGGTCTGTGAGCAGTGCATCCCCAGCTGCCCGCTGGAGGCCATCGCCCTGGTGCTGGACCCGTCGTGA
- a CDS encoding thioredoxin domain-containing protein: MSNSPDAPRPGRRERLALVVIAALLAAVVLWLRGGLQPQAPLEALARRSPELPVALADGRPTLVEFYADWCEACRTMAPAMENVESGYRGRLDVVLLNVDNPRWQPELERFAVNGIPQLELFDRRGDSVGRSIGARSQPELLALAEALVSDQPLPPLPGVGAVSPLAGIESGVEAAGTMAGPRSHG; this comes from the coding sequence ATGAGCAACTCCCCTGATGCCCCACGTCCCGGCCGGCGTGAGCGTCTGGCCCTGGTGGTGATCGCCGCCCTGCTGGCCGCGGTGGTGCTCTGGCTGCGGGGTGGACTCCAGCCCCAGGCGCCCTTGGAGGCCCTGGCCCGGCGCTCCCCCGAGCTCCCGGTCGCCCTGGCCGACGGGCGCCCCACCCTGGTGGAGTTCTACGCCGACTGGTGCGAGGCCTGCCGCACCATGGCGCCGGCGATGGAGAACGTGGAATCCGGCTACCGCGGCCGCCTGGATGTGGTGCTGCTCAACGTGGACAACCCGCGCTGGCAGCCCGAGCTGGAGCGGTTCGCGGTGAACGGCATCCCCCAGCTCGAGCTGTTCGACCGCCGCGGTGACTCCGTCGGCCGCTCGATCGGCGCCCGCAGCCAGCCCGAGCTGCTCGCCCTGGCGGAGGCCCTGGTGAGCGATCAGCCCCTGCCGCCACTGCCCGGGGTGGGTGCGGTGAGTCCCCTGGCCGGAATCGAGTCCGGGGTCGAGGCGGCTGGCACCATGGCAGGACCACGCAGCCACGGCTGA
- a CDS encoding biliverdin-producing heme oxygenase, translating into MPLTRPAADPSAMADPGIPEPGIPERPISNHAIPGGDRGARTLGPRLRRLHARIGRAHHHAEGMRFSRALLAGQADPRQLAALLRALAPAYALLEQEAPPLAASLGATALPWADLARTPALRHDLAQLAVLPATPPSAAAAIWLEQLRGLARQAPHRLMAHVYVRYGGDLSGGQQLAQQAAAILARHQLSTPTFWAFARGIPALKQALHDGIEQLVLTEPQEEELLDEAEQAFVTTQRLLAELADLLPEPPPA; encoded by the coding sequence ATGCCCCTCACCCGTCCCGCCGCCGATCCCAGCGCCATGGCCGACCCCGGCATCCCCGAGCCCGGCATCCCCGAGCGCCCCATCTCCAACCACGCCATTCCCGGCGGGGATCGGGGGGCACGAACGCTGGGGCCCCGGCTGCGCAGACTGCACGCCCGCATCGGCAGGGCCCACCACCACGCCGAGGGCATGCGCTTCTCGAGGGCCCTGCTGGCGGGCCAGGCCGACCCCCGGCAACTGGCCGCTCTGCTGCGCGCCCTGGCACCGGCCTACGCCCTGCTGGAGCAGGAGGCCCCGCCCCTGGCGGCCTCGCTCGGCGCCACGGCCCTGCCCTGGGCGGATCTGGCCCGCACCCCGGCCCTGCGCCACGACCTCGCCCAGCTGGCGGTGCTGCCGGCCACCCCGCCCTCGGCGGCGGCGGCCATCTGGCTCGAGCAGCTGCGGGGGCTGGCCCGCCAGGCCCCGCACCGGCTGATGGCCCACGTCTACGTGCGCTACGGCGGCGACCTCTCCGGCGGTCAGCAGCTGGCCCAGCAGGCCGCGGCCATCCTGGCGCGCCACCAGCTGAGCACCCCCACGTTCTGGGCCTTCGCCCGTGGGATCCCGGCCCTGAAGCAGGCGCTGCATGACGGCATCGAGCAGCTGGTGCTGACGGAGCCGCAGGAGGAGGAGTTGCTGGACGAGGCCGAACAGGCCTTCGTCACCACCCAGCGGTTGCTGGCGGAACTGGCCGACCTCCTGCCGGAGCCGCCACCGGCCTGA
- the glmM gene encoding phosphoglucosamine mutase has protein sequence MAPTLSHPLGHPLGEGEAEFGTDGIRGHVGTQVTPALALQLGYWAGEVLPAEGPVVIGMDSRLSGPMLAAALTAGLTAAGRDVWQLGLCPTPAVPGVIRRASAAGGLMVSASHNPPHDNGIKLFGPSGAKLSPAQQRAIEAGLAGHAGACPFSGTGTARDRGDLMGDYRQSLVASVEGRRLDGCRIVLDLCHGSATACGEAVFRALGAEVIVLHGQPDGARINVGCGSTHLEPLRRAVLAHGAAMGFAFDGDADRMLAVDGLGRMVDGDQILYLWGSALLGRDLLPDQRIVATVMSNLGFERAWQAKGGVLERTPVGDQHVHRAMEELGAGLGGEQSGHILSARHGMSGDGLLTALQVATLLHGQGLSLADWLEASFRPYPQVLVNVTVPDRLRRQQWQRCEPLRQAVEQAEGAMAGEGRVLVRASGTEPLLRVMVEAAEQAAVDHWAGHLAYLANQHLNAA, from the coding sequence ATGGCCCCGACCCTGTCCCATCCGTTGGGTCATCCCCTCGGGGAAGGCGAGGCCGAGTTCGGCACCGATGGGATCCGCGGCCATGTCGGCACCCAGGTGACGCCGGCCCTGGCCCTGCAGCTGGGCTACTGGGCCGGTGAGGTGCTGCCGGCGGAGGGGCCGGTGGTGATCGGGATGGACAGCCGGCTGAGCGGCCCGATGCTCGCCGCCGCCCTCACCGCCGGGCTCACGGCGGCGGGCCGCGATGTCTGGCAGCTCGGGCTCTGTCCGACCCCCGCCGTTCCCGGGGTGATCCGCCGGGCCTCAGCCGCGGGCGGCCTGATGGTGTCGGCCAGCCATAACCCGCCGCACGACAACGGCATCAAGCTCTTCGGCCCATCCGGCGCGAAGCTCAGCCCGGCGCAGCAGCGGGCGATCGAGGCCGGTCTCGCCGGCCATGCGGGCGCCTGCCCCTTCAGCGGCACCGGCACCGCCCGCGACCGCGGCGACCTGATGGGCGACTACCGCCAGAGCCTGGTGGCGAGCGTGGAAGGGCGCCGGCTCGACGGCTGCCGGATCGTGCTCGACCTCTGCCACGGCTCCGCCACCGCCTGTGGCGAGGCCGTGTTCCGGGCGTTGGGCGCCGAGGTGATCGTGCTCCACGGCCAGCCCGATGGAGCCAGGATCAACGTGGGCTGCGGCAGCACCCACCTGGAGCCCCTGCGCCGGGCCGTGCTCGCCCACGGGGCGGCGATGGGGTTCGCCTTCGACGGCGACGCCGACCGCATGCTCGCGGTGGACGGACTGGGCCGGATGGTGGACGGTGATCAGATCCTCTACCTCTGGGGCTCAGCCCTGCTGGGCCGTGACCTGCTGCCCGATCAGCGCATCGTGGCCACCGTGATGTCCAACCTCGGCTTCGAGCGGGCCTGGCAGGCCAAGGGGGGCGTGCTGGAGCGAACACCCGTCGGCGACCAGCACGTGCATCGCGCCATGGAGGAGCTGGGAGCCGGTCTCGGGGGGGAACAGTCCGGCCACATCCTCTCGGCCCGGCACGGCATGAGCGGCGATGGTCTGCTCACGGCCCTGCAGGTGGCCACGCTGCTGCATGGGCAGGGCCTGAGCCTGGCGGACTGGCTCGAGGCGAGCTTCCGCCCCTATCCCCAGGTGCTGGTGAACGTCACCGTGCCGGATCGCCTGCGCCGGCAGCAGTGGCAGCGCTGCGAACCCTTGCGCCAGGCCGTTGAGCAGGCCGAGGGAGCCATGGCCGGGGAGGGGAGGGTGCTGGTGCGTGCCAGCGGCACCGAACCCCTGCTGCGGGTGATGGTGGAAGCGGCCGAGCAGGCCGCCGTGGACCACTGGGCGGGCCATCTGGCCTACCTCGCCAACCAGCACCTCAACGCCGCGTGA
- a CDS encoding lytic transglycosylase domain-containing protein yields MRSLGPLLALTCLGSGGVLLLGRHLLLQRPGLTPATPVAALERERRFSPDPVRRRDAALLLVANEDAARQRSPDQAWISRLLRNQAWGQDPLAAVVLKRSAQAASRQGDGVGSERLWSQLLRRFPKSPATADALYALGRKQPGLRQRLLTQFPAHPAALAAAVEAGPAGAGHLARWGARWPGAREVITKACGAPPSDPVRRDELAQALARLGDPAGARTCLGDTAGSPATQLELARTLIRQSDSREQAEAQLLELARRQPDSPEALEAVRLLADGTSPSSLERLSSLPPALQETAPVQARRALVLGQTSSTLAVLQRWPKDPASWDLQWQQARERLLREDWRGAAVLLGTSALDPDAMAAPLDARRRFWLALSQWELGERPQAKAGWADLLARYPGGYYGWRAAQRLGRGDLVLDPATAPPLRDGTWRPLMSGLDDLDGLWRLGQNLEAWEQWRHLRGEDAITSPQHLVLEGRLRRGVGDQWTGLGQLEQASLRAPSSDCALQMELALSQAEPAFVDVLNQAGQQERVPAALLAAVAKQESRFSPAVRSPVGAVGLLQLMPETAAELAGGPTTPDSLENPELNATLGGRYLRQLMDRWQGNPFLVAASYNAGPQAAAGWSNPRLKTLPEWWVEAIPYPETRLYVKKVLGNLWTYQNTDLPLCS; encoded by the coding sequence TTGCGTTCCCTTGGCCCGCTGCTCGCTCTCACCTGCCTGGGCAGCGGTGGTGTGCTGCTGCTCGGGCGGCACCTGCTGCTGCAGCGGCCCGGGCTGACCCCCGCCACCCCAGTCGCCGCCCTGGAGCGGGAACGGCGCTTCTCGCCTGATCCGGTGCGCCGCCGGGACGCCGCCCTGTTGCTGGTGGCGAACGAAGACGCGGCCCGGCAGCGGAGCCCCGATCAGGCCTGGATCAGCCGGCTGCTGCGCAACCAGGCCTGGGGACAGGATCCCCTTGCCGCCGTGGTGCTGAAGCGCTCCGCCCAGGCGGCTTCGCGGCAGGGGGATGGGGTGGGCAGCGAGCGGCTCTGGAGCCAGTTGCTGCGCCGTTTCCCGAAGAGCCCGGCCACTGCCGATGCCCTCTATGCACTCGGGCGCAAGCAACCCGGCCTGCGGCAGCGCCTGCTGACGCAGTTCCCCGCGCACCCGGCGGCCCTGGCGGCGGCGGTGGAAGCCGGCCCCGCGGGCGCCGGCCACCTGGCCCGCTGGGGGGCCCGCTGGCCCGGCGCCAGGGAGGTGATCACCAAGGCCTGCGGGGCGCCCCCATCCGACCCGGTCCGGCGCGATGAGCTGGCCCAGGCCCTGGCACGGCTGGGGGATCCGGCCGGGGCCCGCACCTGCCTGGGGGACACCGCCGGCAGCCCCGCCACCCAGCTCGAACTGGCCCGCACCCTGATCCGGCAGAGCGACAGCCGCGAGCAGGCGGAGGCCCAGCTGCTGGAGCTGGCCCGCAGGCAACCAGACAGCCCTGAGGCTCTCGAAGCGGTGAGGCTGCTGGCCGACGGTACGTCCCCCTCCAGCCTGGAGCGGCTGAGCTCGCTGCCGCCGGCCCTGCAGGAGACCGCGCCGGTGCAGGCCCGTCGCGCCCTGGTGCTGGGGCAGACCTCCTCCACCCTGGCCGTTCTGCAACGCTGGCCCAAGGACCCCGCCAGCTGGGATCTGCAATGGCAGCAGGCCCGCGAACGCCTGCTCCGGGAGGACTGGCGCGGTGCTGCCGTGCTGCTGGGCACCAGCGCCCTCGACCCCGATGCCATGGCGGCCCCGCTGGATGCCCGCCGCCGCTTCTGGCTGGCGCTCAGTCAGTGGGAACTGGGCGAACGCCCACAGGCGAAGGCGGGCTGGGCCGATCTGCTGGCCCGCTATCCCGGGGGCTACTACGGCTGGAGGGCAGCGCAGCGCCTCGGCCGGGGCGACCTCGTGCTCGACCCGGCCACGGCACCGCCGCTGAGGGACGGGACCTGGCGGCCGCTGATGAGCGGGCTCGACGACCTGGACGGTCTCTGGCGGCTCGGCCAGAACCTGGAGGCCTGGGAACAGTGGCGGCACCTGCGGGGAGAGGACGCCATCACCAGCCCGCAGCACCTGGTGCTGGAAGGCCGGCTGCGGCGCGGCGTGGGCGACCAGTGGACCGGTCTGGGCCAGCTGGAGCAGGCCAGCCTGAGGGCACCGAGCAGCGACTGTGCGCTGCAGATGGAGCTGGCCCTCAGCCAGGCCGAGCCCGCCTTCGTGGATGTGCTGAACCAGGCCGGGCAGCAGGAGCGGGTGCCGGCCGCGCTGCTGGCGGCGGTGGCCAAGCAGGAGTCACGCTTCAGCCCAGCCGTCCGTTCCCCCGTGGGCGCGGTGGGCCTGCTGCAGCTGATGCCGGAGACCGCCGCCGAGCTGGCCGGCGGCCCGACCACGCCCGACAGCCTGGAGAACCCGGAGCTGAACGCCACCCTGGGGGGCCGCTACCTGCGGCAGCTGATGGACCGCTGGCAGGGCAACCCCTTCCTGGTGGCCGCCAGCTACAACGCAGGGCCCCAAGCGGCGGCCGGCTGGAGCAACCCCCGGCTGAAGACGCTGCCGGAGTGGTGGGTGGAAGCCATCCCCTACCCCGAGACACGCCTGTACGTGAAGAAGGTGCTGGGCAACCTCTGGACCTACCAGAACACCGATCTGCCCCTCTGCAGCTGA